From a region of the Cucumis sativus cultivar 9930 chromosome 6, Cucumber_9930_V3, whole genome shotgun sequence genome:
- the LOC101222184 gene encoding probable indole-3-pyruvate monooxygenase YUCCA11, with translation MEETQVIVVGAGPAGLATSACLNRLSIQNIVLERDDCSASLWRKRAYDRLKLHLAKNYCNLPYMPFPDNAPTYISRVDFIKYLDEYMSSFGIQPRCCRTVEEAWYEKEEERWKVVVENTSSGEQERYVCKFLVAATGENCEGFLPNIPGLESFNGEVLHSSGYDNGQRFRGKDVLVVGCGNSGMEIAYDLSNHAANTSIVVRSPVHVLTKDIVRLGMFLLKYFPCNVVDSISINLAKLKYGDYSKYGIQRPRAGGPFLIKSKTGRSPTIDVGCMKRIRTGEVKVFPSITCIKRDQVRFAYGIVNCFDAIIFATGYKSTVINWLQDEKNHFNENGMPRERFPNHWKGENGLYCAGFGQQGLFGISNDAKKIATDISLALGLNNTTVE, from the exons ATGGAGGAAACGCAGGTGATAGTCGTCGGGGCGGGTCCGGCCGGACTCGCAACATCCGCTTGCTTGAACCGTCTTTctatacaaaatattgttcTCGAAAGAGACGATTGCAGCGCTTCTCTATGGCGAAAAAGGGCTTATGATAGGTTAAAACTCCACTTAGCGAAAAACTATTGCAACCTACCCTACATGCCATTCCCAGACAATGCACCGACGTATATTTCGCGAGttgatttcattaaatatCTAGATGAGTACATGTCGTCTTTCGGGATCCAGCCGAGATGTTGTCGGACGGTGGAAGAAGCTTGGTACGAGAAGGAGGAGGAAAGATGGAAGGTGGTGGTGGAAAATACAAGTAGTGGTGAGCAAGAGAGGTATGTTTGTAAGTTTCTTGTGGCAGCTACTGGGGAAAACTGTGAAGGGTTTTTGCCTAACATTCCTGGACTAGAGAGCTTTAACGGTGAGGTTTTGCATTCAAGTGGTTATGATAATGGGCAAAGGTTTAGAGGGAAAGATGTTTTGGTTGTTGGATGTGGGAATTCAGGTATGGAGATTGCTTATGATTTGTCTAACCATGCTGCAAATACTTCAATCGTGGTTCGGAGCCCG GTACACGTGTTAACTAAAGACATAGTTCGATTAGGGATGTTTTTATTGAAGTATTTTCCATGTAATGTTGTGGATTCAATTAGTATAAATCTTGCGAAGTTGAAGTATGGAGATTATTCTAAGTATGGGATTCAAAGGCCAAGAGCAGGAGGTCCTTTTCTTATCAAATCTAAAACTGGACGATCTCCTACCATTGATGTTGGCTGTATGAAAAGAATTCGAACAGGAGAGGTTAag gTTTTTCCATCCATAACATGTATAAAGAGAGATCAAGTGAGATTTGCATATGGGATTGTGAATTGCTTTGATGCAATCATTTTTGCCACTGGCTACAAGAGCACTGTCATTAATTGGCTACag GATGAGAAAAATCACTTCAATGAAAATGGAATGCCAAGAGAAAGGTTCCCAAATCATTGGAAAGGGGAAAATGGACTGTATTGTGCTGGATTTGGACAACAAGGTTTATTTGGAATTTCAAATGATGCAAAAAAGATTGCTACTGATATAAGCTTGGCTTTGGGTCTAAACAACACTACTGTGGAGTGA